A genome region from Arthrobacter agilis includes the following:
- a CDS encoding amino acid ABC transporter permease: MKGSPAIDFIESTLSYFPRLLAAAPIVIQLALGAMALALVLGLLVALARISKSKILRGIALVYVEVMRGTPLLVQLVYIFFVLPAIGVNIDPVPAGILGLGLNYAAYLSEVFRSAILSVEAGQTEAALSLGYTPGKALWKVVLPQSFIVSLGPIGNYFIAMVKDTALTSVIAVTEILKTANVINAQTFETTQVYTAAALLYLLISLPLSRIVSALEKRARVHV; this comes from the coding sequence TTGAAAGGAAGCCCGGCCATCGATTTCATCGAGAGCACCCTCAGCTACTTCCCGCGCCTGCTGGCGGCCGCGCCGATCGTCATCCAGCTCGCCCTGGGGGCGATGGCGCTGGCCCTCGTGCTCGGCCTGCTGGTGGCGCTCGCCCGGATCTCGAAGTCGAAGATCCTCCGCGGGATCGCGCTCGTCTACGTCGAGGTGATGCGCGGGACGCCCCTGCTGGTCCAGCTCGTCTACATCTTCTTCGTCCTGCCGGCGATCGGGGTCAACATCGACCCGGTCCCGGCGGGCATCCTGGGGCTGGGGCTCAACTATGCGGCGTACCTCTCCGAGGTGTTCCGCTCGGCCATCCTCTCGGTGGAGGCGGGGCAGACGGAGGCCGCGCTGTCGCTAGGCTACACACCGGGCAAGGCGCTGTGGAAGGTCGTCCTGCCGCAGTCCTTCATCGTCTCCCTGGGGCCCATCGGCAACTACTTCATCGCCATGGTGAAGGACACGGCGCTCACCTCGGTGATCGCCGTGACGGAGATCCTGAAGACGGCCAACGTCATCAACGCCCAGACGTTCGAGACGACGCAGGTCTACACCGCGGCCGCACTGCTCTACCTGCTGATCAGCCTCCCGCTGTCCCGCATCGTGAGTGCCCTGGAGAAACGAGCGAGGGTCCATGTCTGA
- a CDS encoding LysR family transcriptional regulator has protein sequence MTLNQLRAFLAAYSCRSLSAAAKELGITQASASELISRLEQELGSPLFTRTSKGLSPAPAAEELHTHALDCVNSARRGAEAVQALQTLNGGVSTFGVLRYAANYDLADLVVQFHQKHPGVRVRMIGLNSHVVAASVASGEIECGLVVLPVDSENLDVRRLARDEVRFISSTRDPDAGAVSIEELAAAKLVLYDAHAGWKDPTRRQLRERANVTGLSIEAEMEVEHAETAYGLVAAGAGDSFMARGILESLRREDGVRSFPFAEPLYDTIALVQRKHGYLSPATRAFSAFAERAVAARSGLASLV, from the coding sequence GTGACCCTGAATCAGCTCCGCGCCTTCCTGGCGGCCTACAGCTGCCGGTCCCTCAGCGCGGCGGCGAAGGAACTCGGCATCACCCAGGCGTCTGCCTCGGAGCTGATCTCGCGGCTCGAGCAGGAACTCGGCTCCCCCCTGTTCACCCGCACCTCGAAGGGGCTCTCCCCCGCACCGGCCGCCGAGGAACTGCACACCCATGCCCTGGACTGCGTGAACTCCGCCCGCCGCGGCGCCGAGGCCGTGCAGGCCCTGCAGACCCTCAACGGCGGGGTATCGACCTTCGGCGTGCTGCGGTACGCCGCGAACTACGATCTCGCCGACCTCGTGGTGCAGTTCCACCAGAAGCACCCGGGGGTCCGCGTGCGCATGATCGGCCTGAACTCGCACGTCGTCGCCGCGTCGGTGGCGAGCGGGGAGATCGAGTGCGGCCTGGTCGTGCTTCCGGTGGACAGCGAGAACCTCGACGTCCGGCGCCTCGCCCGTGACGAGGTCCGCTTCATCTCCTCCACCCGCGACCCCGACGCCGGCGCTGTGAGTATCGAGGAGCTCGCCGCCGCGAAGCTCGTCCTCTACGACGCCCATGCCGGGTGGAAGGACCCCACGCGACGCCAGTTGCGGGAACGCGCCAACGTCACGGGACTGTCGATCGAGGCGGAGATGGAGGTCGAGCATGCGGAGACGGCCTACGGGCTGGTGGCCGCCGGAGCCGGGGATTCCTTCATGGCGCGGGGGATCCTCGAATCCCTCCGGCGTGAGGACGGCGTGAGGAGCTTCCCCTTCGCCGAACCGCTCTACGACACGATCGCCCTGGTGCAGCGGAAGCACGGCTATCTCTCCCCGGCGACCCGCGCCTTCTCCGCGTTCGCGGAGCGCGCCGTCGCCGCCAGGAGCGGGCTGGCCAGCCTGGTATGA
- a CDS encoding DsbA family oxidoreductase, translated as MQVEIWSDVKCPWCFVGKRRFEKALAEFPHRDSVEVTWKSYQLDPSLPDHYDGTEQQYLAERKGIDPGQVRQMWQHLTRQAEGEGLSFDFDRVMVGNSFTAHRFLHLAKASGRGDAAKEAVMSAHFEQGLDTSDVEVLVSLGTGIGLGEEEIRATVAGDRFADDVRHDIEEARTLGVQGVPFFVVDRRYGISGAQPVEVFRQALDQAWRESHPLVSLTPSADGPACGPDGC; from the coding sequence ATGCAGGTAGAGATCTGGTCCGATGTGAAATGTCCCTGGTGCTTCGTCGGGAAGCGCCGCTTCGAGAAGGCCCTGGCGGAGTTCCCCCACCGCGACAGCGTGGAGGTGACCTGGAAGAGCTACCAGCTGGACCCGTCCCTCCCCGACCATTACGACGGTACCGAGCAGCAGTACCTCGCCGAACGCAAGGGCATCGATCCCGGGCAGGTCCGCCAGATGTGGCAGCACCTCACCCGGCAGGCCGAGGGCGAGGGCCTCTCCTTCGACTTCGACCGCGTGATGGTCGGCAACAGCTTCACCGCGCACCGTTTCCTCCACCTCGCCAAGGCTTCCGGCCGGGGCGACGCCGCGAAGGAAGCCGTCATGTCCGCGCACTTCGAGCAGGGACTCGACACCTCCGACGTCGAGGTCCTCGTCTCCCTCGGTACCGGCATCGGCCTGGGCGAGGAGGAGATCCGTGCGACCGTCGCGGGCGACCGGTTCGCCGACGACGTCCGCCACGACATCGAGGAAGCCCGCACGCTCGGCGTGCAGGGCGTCCCCTTCTTCGTCGTCGACCGCAGGTACGGGATCTCCGGCGCGCAGCCCGTCGAGGTGTTCCGGCAGGCACTCGACCAGGCGTGGCGGGAATCCCACCCCCTGGTGTCACTCACGCCGTCCGCCGACGGCCCCGCCTGCGGTCCGGACGGCTGCTGA
- a CDS encoding amino acid ABC transporter ATP-binding protein yields MSDEVIVSVRDVHKTFVVTKTPGLLQRLRGRRREVNRIEVLKGVDLDVHKGETVVILGSSGSGKSTLLRCMNKLETIDSGRILVNGHLVGYEERDGKLVDEKASVTARKRTDLGMVFQQFNLFLNKTALGNVMAPLQDVKKMSRDEAQQHALENLKRVGLLDRKDNYPSRLSGGQKQRVAIARALAMDPSVMLFDEPTSALDPELVEEVLAVIKAIAAQGTTMVIVTHEMQFARDIADIIVVMDQGIIVEKGTPDEVFFRPKHPKTYALLKRSGLTVEPPGTPRS; encoded by the coding sequence ATGTCTGACGAAGTGATCGTGAGTGTCCGGGACGTCCACAAGACGTTCGTGGTGACCAAGACCCCGGGCCTGCTGCAGCGACTCCGGGGGCGGCGGCGCGAGGTCAACCGGATCGAGGTCCTCAAGGGCGTCGATCTGGACGTCCACAAGGGTGAGACGGTCGTCATCCTCGGGTCGAGCGGTTCCGGCAAGAGCACGCTCCTGCGCTGCATGAACAAGCTCGAGACGATCGACAGCGGCCGCATCCTCGTCAACGGCCACCTCGTCGGGTACGAGGAGCGCGACGGGAAGCTCGTCGACGAGAAGGCGTCCGTCACCGCGAGGAAACGGACCGACCTCGGCATGGTCTTCCAGCAGTTCAACCTGTTCCTCAACAAGACCGCGCTCGGTAACGTGATGGCGCCCCTGCAGGACGTCAAGAAGATGTCCCGGGACGAGGCGCAGCAGCACGCGCTCGAGAACCTGAAGAGGGTGGGGCTGCTGGACCGGAAGGACAACTACCCGTCGAGGCTGTCCGGGGGCCAGAAGCAGCGCGTCGCGATCGCCCGCGCCCTCGCCATGGATCCGAGCGTCATGCTGTTCGACGAGCCGACGTCGGCACTGGATCCGGAACTCGTGGAGGAGGTGCTGGCAGTGATCAAGGCGATCGCCGCCCAGGGCACCACCATGGTGATCGTCACCCACGAGATGCAGTTCGCGCGCGACATCGCGGACATCATCGTCGTCATGGACCAGGGCATCATCGTCGAGAAGGGGACACCCGACGAGGTCTTCTTCCGGCCCAAACACCCGAAGACCTACGCCCTCCTGAAGCGCTCCGGACTGACGGTTGAACCCCCGGGCACGCCTCGGTCCTGA
- a CDS encoding metal-dependent hydrolase, with translation MMGAHHAACGAAAWVAATTRIEVHPGHLLPVLPDTLTLGLGLLDVSPVGVVTGALVTAGAALLPDADHHSATIAHSLPPLSNLLCAGVGAISGGHRRGTHSLLGVAAFVAVAFIAGLWTVETADFGTIYPGAGVLTVLLVSFAAKALKIIPDSMRRSPWAVGLTAGAFVTAFAPEEQFWFPLAVGIGVVAHILGDMLTTGGCNPVYPFRLRRPRSLAKVPVVAQVWRPNGNIAVPLLGNAGSVREWCLLVPISLYALGGIGWAITRFDDGAMMVARMAGAG, from the coding sequence ATGATGGGCGCCCACCATGCTGCCTGCGGCGCCGCCGCCTGGGTTGCCGCCACCACCCGGATCGAGGTGCACCCCGGACACCTGCTGCCCGTGCTGCCCGACACCCTCACCCTCGGCCTCGGGCTGCTGGACGTCAGCCCGGTGGGCGTCGTCACCGGCGCCCTGGTGACCGCCGGGGCGGCGCTCCTGCCCGACGCCGACCACCACAGCGCCACGATCGCCCACTCCCTGCCACCGCTGTCCAACCTGCTGTGCGCGGGCGTCGGGGCCATCTCGGGCGGCCACCGACGCGGCACGCATTCGCTGCTCGGTGTCGCCGCCTTCGTCGCCGTCGCGTTCATCGCCGGGCTGTGGACCGTCGAGACGGCCGATTTCGGCACCATCTACCCGGGCGCGGGAGTGCTGACGGTGCTCCTCGTCTCCTTCGCGGCGAAGGCCCTGAAGATCATCCCGGACAGCATGCGCCGCTCGCCGTGGGCGGTCGGCCTGACCGCCGGCGCGTTCGTCACGGCGTTCGCACCCGAGGAGCAGTTCTGGTTCCCGCTCGCGGTCGGGATCGGCGTCGTCGCCCATATCCTCGGGGACATGCTGACCACGGGCGGCTGCAATCCGGTGTACCCGTTCCGGCTCCGCAGGCCGCGCAGCCTGGCGAAGGTGCCCGTGGTCGCCCAGGTGTGGCGGCCCAACGGCAATATCGCGGTGCCCCTGCTCGGCAATGCGGGCTCCGTCCGGGAATGGTGCCTGCTCGTGCCGATCTCGCTGTACGCCCTCGGCGGCATCGGGTGGGCCATCACCCGGTTCGACGACGGCGCGATGATGGTCGCGCGGATGGCGGGAGCCGGCTGA
- a CDS encoding D-cysteine desulfhydrase family protein: MTRPLDPPAGSPVRADLGSWPTPLEPAPRLSAALGLDSGDLWIKHDDLIGLGGGGNKVRKLEWTAGTALARGADVLVTSGAAQSNHARLTAAAGARLGVDVVLVLAGEPTPAGNIALDALLGASVHWCGDASDEELATRVQEVADELTAQGRHPGVIPFGGSNALGATGYRRAGDELLRQDPSVEKVVVAVGSGGTMAGLVAALGAERVLGVDTGALPEPSGAVARMVAELTGQPEDGPALQIDRTLLADGYGSVSGDVLEAMHVAARTEGIVLDPTYTARAMAGLLGAVRRGDLVRGQRIVYWHTGGLPGLLGHTTALERIMAG; this comes from the coding sequence ATGACGCGTCCGCTCGACCCACCCGCGGGTTCCCCGGTCCGCGCCGACCTCGGATCGTGGCCCACGCCGCTCGAACCGGCGCCTCGCCTGTCCGCCGCCCTCGGACTGGATTCCGGCGACCTGTGGATCAAGCATGACGACCTGATCGGGCTCGGCGGCGGCGGGAACAAGGTCCGCAAGCTCGAATGGACCGCCGGGACGGCACTCGCCCGTGGCGCCGACGTGCTGGTCACCAGTGGGGCGGCGCAGAGCAACCACGCCCGCCTCACCGCCGCGGCCGGCGCCCGGCTGGGGGTCGACGTCGTCCTCGTGCTGGCCGGGGAGCCCACACCGGCCGGGAACATCGCCCTCGACGCGCTGCTCGGTGCCTCCGTCCACTGGTGCGGGGACGCCTCGGACGAGGAGCTCGCCACCCGTGTGCAGGAGGTGGCGGACGAACTGACCGCCCAGGGCCGGCACCCCGGCGTCATCCCGTTCGGCGGGTCGAACGCGCTGGGTGCCACGGGCTACCGGAGGGCCGGCGACGAACTCCTGCGACAGGATCCCTCGGTGGAGAAGGTCGTGGTGGCGGTCGGATCCGGCGGGACCATGGCCGGGCTCGTCGCCGCTCTCGGGGCGGAGCGCGTCCTCGGCGTGGATACCGGCGCGTTGCCCGAACCGTCCGGCGCCGTCGCCCGGATGGTGGCGGAGCTCACCGGGCAGCCCGAGGACGGACCGGCCCTGCAGATCGACAGGACCCTGCTCGCCGACGGCTACGGCTCGGTCAGCGGCGACGTCCTCGAGGCGATGCACGTCGCCGCCCGCACCGAAGGGATCGTGCTGGATCCCACCTACACCGCCCGCGCCATGGCCGGCCTCCTGGGCGCGGTACGCCGCGGTGACCTGGTCCGGGGGCAGCGCATCGTGTACTGGCACACGGGGGGACTGCCCGGTCTACTGGGACACACGACGGCGCTCGAGAGGATCATGGC
- a CDS encoding protein adenylyltransferase SelO — protein MSVPTESKVTIDGRFARELPEMAVAWQADAAPAPRLLALNEPVAADLGLDPEFLRSPDGLALLLGTTVPDGATPVAQAYSGHQFGSFNPRLGDGRALLLGEVTDVAGRLRDLHLKGSGRTPFARGGDGLAVVGPMLREYIVSEAMEALGIPTTRSLAVVATGRDVRRETMLPGAVLTRVASSHLRVGSFQYAAATGNKDLLTRLADHAIDRHHPQAASAERPYLALFEAVVSAQASLVAQWMLVGFIHGVMNTDNMTISGETIDYGPCAFMDVFDYATVYSSIDRGGRYAYANQPLIAEWNLARLAETLLPLIDDDQEQAVALAVGVLESFRPRYSGAWLTGMKAKLGLPGDLEDEVASALANDVLTLLQENHVDYTSFFRGLGPVVRGDARPARDKVLDAAAFDAWAERWLAHGPDADAMDRVNPVYIPRNHLVEEALEAATAGDLEPMNRLVDVVRRPFDERPGLERYAAGAPDDFGKYTTYCGT, from the coding sequence ATGAGCGTGCCCACAGAGTCCAAGGTCACCATCGACGGTCGCTTCGCGCGGGAACTGCCCGAGATGGCCGTCGCCTGGCAGGCCGACGCCGCCCCCGCACCCCGCCTCCTGGCCCTCAACGAACCGGTGGCCGCGGACCTCGGACTCGATCCGGAGTTCCTCCGCTCCCCCGACGGCCTCGCCCTGCTGCTCGGCACCACGGTGCCCGACGGCGCGACGCCGGTGGCCCAGGCCTACTCGGGCCACCAGTTCGGCAGCTTCAACCCGCGCCTCGGCGACGGCCGGGCACTGCTGCTCGGTGAGGTCACGGACGTCGCCGGCCGCCTGCGGGACCTCCACCTGAAAGGCTCCGGCCGCACGCCCTTCGCGCGCGGCGGTGACGGCCTCGCCGTCGTCGGCCCCATGCTGCGCGAGTACATCGTCAGCGAAGCCATGGAGGCACTCGGCATCCCCACCACACGCTCCCTCGCCGTCGTCGCCACCGGGCGCGACGTCCGCCGCGAGACCATGCTCCCCGGCGCCGTCCTGACGCGCGTCGCGAGCAGCCACCTGCGCGTCGGGAGCTTCCAGTACGCGGCGGCCACGGGCAACAAGGACCTCCTCACGCGCCTCGCCGACCACGCGATCGACCGGCACCACCCGCAGGCCGCGTCCGCCGAACGCCCCTACCTCGCACTGTTCGAGGCGGTGGTCTCCGCGCAGGCGTCGCTCGTGGCGCAGTGGATGCTCGTCGGCTTCATCCACGGCGTGATGAACACGGACAACATGACCATCTCGGGCGAGACCATCGACTACGGGCCCTGCGCGTTCATGGACGTCTTCGACTACGCCACGGTCTACAGCTCCATCGACCGCGGCGGCCGCTACGCCTATGCCAACCAGCCGCTGATCGCCGAGTGGAACCTCGCCCGCCTCGCCGAGACCCTGCTGCCACTCATCGACGACGACCAGGAACAGGCCGTCGCGCTCGCCGTCGGCGTGCTCGAATCCTTCCGCCCCCGGTACAGCGGCGCGTGGCTCACGGGCATGAAGGCCAAGCTGGGACTGCCCGGCGACCTCGAGGACGAGGTCGCCTCGGCCCTGGCCAACGACGTCCTGACCCTGCTGCAGGAGAACCACGTGGACTACACGTCGTTCTTCCGGGGCCTCGGCCCGGTGGTGCGCGGGGACGCACGTCCTGCACGGGACAAGGTGCTCGACGCCGCCGCCTTCGATGCCTGGGCCGAGCGGTGGTTGGCCCACGGGCCCGACGCCGACGCGATGGACCGCGTGAACCCCGTCTACATCCCGCGCAACCACCTCGTCGAGGAGGCGCTGGAGGCCGCGACCGCCGGAGACCTGGAACCGATGAACCGACTCGTCGACGTCGTCCGCAGGCCGTTCGACGAGCGGCCGGGGCTGGAACGCTACGCCGCCGGCGCCCCGGACGACTTCGGGAAGTACACGACCTACTGCGGCACCTGA
- a CDS encoding MsnO8 family LLM class oxidoreductase, protein MPLPFVGVSLLDRAQSRLGSSEAETLQAVIERAQRAERLGFRRFWVAEHHGVPGIAGSAPAVLAAAVLSGTTTIRVGTGGIMLPNHQPLVVAEQAATLAALSGGRFDLGLGRSLGFTSAVRAALRSGTEDADRFGDDLAELLAFLGGTAPITARPQDAGRTPVFVLATGQGVDIAARAGLAVVLGGPALFRDSQPALDRYRASFRPSAWWDRPHVTASLNVAVAGTTAAARQLLLPEARALAVSRTRGYFPPLQATGELRSAREEGLVEESLAAAVYGTADEVERQLTELQARTGADELLVSGGAYDLEALAASDEHLAALAAR, encoded by the coding sequence ATGCCCCTTCCCTTCGTCGGTGTGTCCCTCCTCGACCGCGCGCAGTCGCGCCTCGGCTCCTCGGAGGCCGAGACCCTGCAGGCCGTGATCGAGCGGGCGCAACGGGCCGAGCGGCTCGGGTTCCGGCGGTTCTGGGTCGCGGAGCACCACGGCGTGCCGGGCATCGCGGGGTCGGCGCCCGCCGTGCTCGCCGCCGCCGTCCTCTCCGGTACGACGACGATCCGCGTGGGCACGGGCGGCATCATGCTGCCGAACCACCAGCCCCTGGTCGTCGCCGAGCAGGCAGCGACACTGGCCGCCCTCTCCGGCGGTCGCTTCGACCTGGGGCTCGGCCGGTCACTCGGGTTCACCTCCGCCGTGCGTGCCGCGCTGCGGAGCGGCACGGAGGACGCGGACCGGTTCGGGGACGACCTCGCCGAACTGCTCGCCTTCCTCGGCGGCACGGCGCCGATCACCGCCCGACCGCAGGACGCCGGCCGCACCCCCGTGTTCGTCCTCGCCACGGGGCAGGGCGTGGACATCGCGGCGCGGGCCGGCCTCGCCGTCGTCCTCGGCGGCCCCGCCCTGTTCCGGGACAGCCAGCCCGCCCTCGACCGTTACCGCGCCTCCTTCCGCCCGTCCGCGTGGTGGGACCGCCCGCACGTCACGGCGTCCCTGAACGTGGCCGTGGCGGGGACGACGGCTGCGGCCCGGCAGCTGCTCCTGCCGGAGGCGCGGGCCCTCGCCGTCTCGCGGACCAGGGGGTACTTCCCGCCGCTCCAGGCCACCGGCGAACTCCGGTCGGCGCGGGAGGAGGGCCTCGTGGAGGAATCGCTCGCCGCGGCCGTGTACGGGACGGCGGACGAGGTGGAACGGCAGCTCACCGAACTGCAGGCCCGCACCGGCGCCGACGAGCTGCTGGTCAGCGGCGGGGCGTACGACCTCGAGGCGCTCGCCGCCTCCGACGAGCACCTGGCGGCGCTTGCTGCGCGGTGA
- the hisD gene encoding histidinol dehydrogenase: MELTAHHASFITGSYECLKSAGIGGVPAQRLPQVVETVSEMLSVIEKGGRDAVAEYSRKLDGWSGGDVEMDAASLRRTGDSLTPDLRAALEAGAERTRTFAGLQLQHLQDFQAEVMPGVTVGHRYIPVQRVGAYLPAGRFPILASAFMTVGVAKTAGVPTVIACSPPTSPTAGNPAVFYSAYLSGVDRAFVVGGVQALAAMAFGLLGEQPMDMLVGAGNAYVTEAKRQLFGRVGMDLLAGPSEVAVIADDTADPVIVAADLLGQAEHGPQSPAALVTTSRELAVAVIAEVDRQLADLSTREIAGPAWRDYGTVYVAEDNATAVELMDVLAPEHLEVMTADDDYFQQNLTNYGSLFLGPWSTVAYSDKGITGTNHVLPTGGGARSSAGLSVARFLKPLTFQRIDRAATMQLAPLVSEISAYEEMEAHQRTADLRITRFETQTVSTKEQP; encoded by the coding sequence ATGGAACTGACAGCGCACCATGCCTCCTTCATCACGGGCTCCTACGAATGCCTGAAAAGCGCCGGGATCGGCGGGGTGCCGGCGCAGCGGCTGCCCCAGGTCGTCGAGACCGTCTCGGAGATGCTCTCCGTCATCGAGAAGGGCGGGCGCGACGCCGTCGCGGAGTACTCGCGGAAGCTCGACGGCTGGAGCGGCGGCGACGTGGAGATGGACGCCGCCTCCCTCCGCCGGACCGGCGACTCCCTGACGCCGGACCTGCGGGCCGCCCTGGAGGCCGGAGCGGAGCGCACCCGGACGTTCGCCGGCCTCCAGCTCCAGCACCTGCAGGATTTCCAGGCCGAGGTGATGCCCGGGGTGACGGTGGGCCACCGGTACATCCCCGTGCAGCGCGTCGGGGCGTACCTGCCCGCCGGGCGGTTCCCGATCCTCGCGAGCGCCTTCATGACGGTCGGCGTCGCGAAGACCGCAGGAGTGCCCACGGTGATCGCGTGCTCACCGCCCACCTCCCCGACCGCCGGCAACCCGGCCGTCTTCTACTCCGCCTACCTCTCGGGCGTGGACCGCGCGTTCGTCGTCGGAGGCGTCCAGGCCCTCGCGGCGATGGCCTTCGGCCTGCTGGGCGAACAGCCGATGGACATGCTCGTGGGTGCGGGCAACGCCTACGTCACCGAGGCGAAGCGCCAGCTGTTCGGGCGGGTGGGCATGGACCTGCTCGCCGGTCCCTCGGAGGTCGCCGTGATCGCCGACGACACCGCGGACCCGGTCATCGTGGCCGCGGACCTCCTCGGGCAGGCGGAACACGGCCCCCAGTCACCCGCAGCCCTCGTCACGACGTCCCGGGAACTCGCCGTCGCGGTCATCGCCGAAGTGGACCGCCAGCTCGCGGACCTGAGCACGCGCGAGATCGCCGGCCCGGCCTGGCGGGACTACGGGACCGTCTACGTCGCCGAGGACAATGCCACGGCCGTCGAACTCATGGACGTGCTCGCGCCGGAACACCTCGAGGTCATGACGGCGGACGACGACTATTTCCAGCAGAACCTGACGAACTACGGATCCCTCTTCCTCGGGCCATGGTCCACGGTCGCCTACTCCGACAAGGGCATCACCGGCACCAACCACGTCCTGCCCACGGGCGGCGGCGCGCGCTCCTCGGCCGGCCTCTCCGTCGCACGGTTCCTGAAACCGCTGACCTTCCAGCGCATCGACCGTGCGGCGACCATGCAGCTGGCGCCGCTCGTGTCCGAGATCTCAGCCTACGAGGAGATGGAGGCGCACCAGCGCACGGCCGATCTCCGCATCACCCGATTCGAAACCCAGACCGTATCGACAAAGGAGCAACCATGA
- a CDS encoding ABC transporter substrate-binding protein → MNSRRAMTSFAAGAMGIALMLTACGGGDSGGSGAGGGDDGAIETITIATSNDAPFSFTDDAGALQGIDGEMINWIADKKGWDVEVFVSEFATLIPAIKAGKADTVVDAMYITDVRKEEVNFTDTWYQQGEGMVVPGDSTMTNRDDAKGTVIGVQTGTTFIELAESLEPKEIKYFDSQAALLTAVENKQVDVVFTDAAVVAYSLVQNPNDAIKIVDPYEPYFPGLIGAAVPKENTQLLEELNSGLAELKASPDYMEILTKYGLTESNAVD, encoded by the coding sequence ATGAACAGCAGGCGTGCAATGACGTCCTTCGCAGCCGGGGCGATGGGTATCGCCCTCATGCTCACGGCGTGCGGCGGAGGGGACTCCGGCGGCAGTGGGGCCGGTGGCGGCGATGACGGTGCCATCGAGACCATCACGATCGCCACCTCCAACGACGCGCCGTTCTCCTTCACGGACGACGCGGGCGCCCTGCAGGGCATCGACGGCGAGATGATCAACTGGATCGCCGACAAGAAGGGCTGGGACGTCGAGGTCTTCGTGTCCGAGTTCGCGACCCTGATCCCCGCGATCAAGGCGGGCAAGGCGGACACCGTCGTCGACGCCATGTACATCACGGATGTCCGCAAGGAAGAGGTGAACTTCACGGACACCTGGTACCAGCAGGGCGAAGGCATGGTGGTCCCGGGGGACTCGACCATGACCAACCGCGACGACGCCAAGGGCACCGTGATCGGCGTCCAGACCGGCACCACGTTCATCGAGCTCGCCGAATCCCTCGAGCCCAAGGAGATCAAGTACTTCGACTCGCAGGCGGCACTCCTGACCGCCGTGGAGAACAAGCAGGTCGACGTCGTCTTCACCGACGCCGCCGTGGTGGCGTACAGCCTCGTGCAGAACCCGAACGACGCCATCAAGATCGTGGACCCCTACGAGCCCTACTTCCCGGGCCTGATCGGTGCCGCCGTGCCGAAGGAGAACACCCAGCTGCTCGAGGAGCTGAACTCGGGCCTCGCCGAGCTGAAGGCCTCCCCCGACTACATGGAGATCCTCACCAAGTACGGACTGACCGAGAGCAATGCCGTCGACTGA